In Trichocoleus desertorum NBK24, the following are encoded in one genomic region:
- a CDS encoding AI-2E family transporter, whose translation MRRSTNLQRLFLLGLSGPILALNVWILSQVFRYFEHSITLLVVAAILAFLLNYPVQFLERAQITRSQAVIVVLLLALALLVVLGVTLVPVLVEQAAQFVDKLPASLAASQRNLASLDVWAKAHRLPLDLQGFSTRINNQIENQLQTLVSQALGVALVTVSGLFDLVLVVVLAFYMLLYGDRMWQGLVNLLPPSIGLPLSVSLRLNFQNFFISQLLLGLFMFAILTPIFMGLRVPFALLFALLIGIAELIPFIGATLGIGLVILLVMFQNFWLSLQVAFVAILMQQIKDNVFAPRLMGNFTGLNPIWIFIAILMGAQIAGLLGVVVAVPIAGTIKSTIDAIREMNRPKVVTTEVLPGEKPAHY comes from the coding sequence ATGCGCCGTTCAACCAATCTCCAACGCCTGTTCCTACTGGGTTTGAGCGGCCCAATCCTAGCTTTAAATGTTTGGATTCTGTCGCAAGTTTTTCGCTACTTTGAGCACTCAATTACCCTTCTCGTCGTAGCGGCAATTTTGGCATTTCTGCTCAACTATCCGGTGCAGTTCTTAGAGCGGGCTCAAATTACCCGTTCTCAAGCTGTGATCGTGGTTCTGCTACTGGCCCTAGCGCTGTTGGTGGTGCTGGGAGTGACTTTGGTTCCGGTTTTAGTTGAGCAAGCAGCTCAGTTTGTGGACAAGCTACCTGCCTCCCTAGCTGCCAGTCAGCGTAATTTGGCATCGTTGGATGTTTGGGCGAAAGCGCATCGCCTGCCTCTAGACCTACAAGGTTTTAGCACCCGGATCAACAATCAAATCGAAAATCAGTTGCAGACTTTGGTTAGCCAAGCGTTAGGCGTGGCGCTGGTAACGGTTTCTGGGCTATTCGATTTGGTTTTAGTGGTGGTGCTAGCCTTTTATATGCTGCTCTACGGCGATCGCATGTGGCAGGGGCTAGTGAACTTGTTGCCACCGAGCATTGGCTTGCCGCTCAGCGTTTCTTTACGCCTGAACTTTCAAAACTTTTTCATCAGCCAGTTGCTGTTAGGGCTGTTTATGTTCGCCATCCTAACACCCATTTTTATGGGGCTGAGAGTACCATTTGCCCTACTATTTGCGCTGCTGATTGGCATAGCTGAGCTGATTCCCTTTATTGGAGCCACGTTAGGAATTGGCTTAGTGATTCTGCTGGTGATGTTTCAAAACTTTTGGCTCTCGCTACAGGTGGCCTTTGTTGCAATTTTGATGCAGCAGATTAAAGACAATGTTTTCGCTCCCAGACTCATGGGCAATTTCACCGGGTTAAATCCCATTTGGATTTTTATCGCTATCTTAATGGGGGCGCAAATCGCAGGGCTGCTAGGAGTGGTGGTAGCCGTCCCCATTGCAGGCACCATCAAGAGCACCATTGACGCGATCCGGGAGATGAATCGTCCCAAAGTAGTCACTACGGAAGTGCTGCCTGGAGAGAAACCAGCTCACTACTAA